One genomic window of Clostridium taeniosporum includes the following:
- a CDS encoding alpha/beta fold hydrolase, which yields MKLNHKNKLNYKILLFLLMFSLNIILGFNENTVVYADENEKAEINSLVVDEDNYEQFMKETVEPYLDSKRLEGYLKINNDINLYYQKYKIENSKGTIVISHGFGETLEKYREMIYYFLCNGYSVFGIEHRGHGRSGSLGVVDKSQIHIEDFNLYISDFKSFMDEVVKSEIGDEKLFLFAHSMGGAIGTKFLEEYPDYFDASILNAPMLEVNTGDFPEFIAEAISWICTILPFGDKYAPTQKPYSNKYSVEDSCTSSEPRYKYYYNIQSNNKEFQRGGASYSWLKESLDITEEITEKENASKVETPVLLFQAEKDTYVKPRGQNEFAQYAKKCKVILMSGSKHEIYREKNGILKAYLNRVFDFYNNNL from the coding sequence ATGAAATTAAATCATAAAAATAAATTAAATTATAAGATATTATTATTTTTATTAATGTTTTCTTTAAATATTATATTAGGATTTAATGAAAATACAGTTGTTTATGCTGATGAAAATGAAAAAGCAGAAATCAATAGTTTAGTTGTTGATGAAGATAATTATGAACAATTCATGAAAGAAACCGTGGAACCTTATTTAGATAGCAAAAGATTAGAAGGATATTTAAAAATAAATAATGATATTAATTTATATTATCAAAAGTATAAAATTGAAAATTCTAAAGGAACTATTGTAATTAGTCATGGATTTGGAGAAACATTAGAAAAATATAGAGAAATGATTTATTATTTCTTGTGTAATGGATATTCTGTATTTGGAATTGAACATAGAGGTCATGGACGTTCCGGATCATTAGGAGTGGTTGACAAAAGTCAAATTCATATAGAAGATTTTAATTTATATATTTCAGATTTTAAATCATTTATGGATGAAGTTGTTAAATCTGAAATTGGTGATGAAAAGTTATTTTTATTTGCACATTCTATGGGTGGAGCTATTGGAACAAAATTTTTGGAAGAATATCCTGATTATTTTGATGCATCAATTCTAAATGCACCCATGCTTGAAGTAAATACTGGAGATTTCCCGGAGTTTATAGCAGAAGCAATATCTTGGATATGTACAATATTACCTTTTGGGGATAAATATGCACCTACACAAAAGCCATATAGCAATAAGTATAGTGTAGAAGATTCTTGTACAAGCTCTGAACCTAGATACAAATATTATTATAATATACAATCTAATAATAAGGAATTTCAAAGAGGTGGAGCTTCTTATAGTTGGCTAAAAGAATCATTAGATATAACTGAAGAAATTACTGAAAAAGAAAATGCTTCAAAAGTAGAAACACCAGTGTTATTATTTCAAGCAGAAAAAGATACTTATGTAAAGCCAAGAGGACAAAATGAGTTTGCTCAATATGCAAAGAAGTGTAAAGTTATATTAATGTCTGGTTCTAAGCATGAAATATATAGAGAAAAGAATGGAATACTAAAAGCATACTTAAATCGAGTATTTGATTTTTATAATAATAATTTATAA
- a CDS encoding GTP-binding protein, producing MKKTIGVLAHVDAGKTTFAEQILYHTKSIRFLGRVDHKNSFLDRHNIEKQRGITVFSDQAVFKYNNNEYYLIDTPGHVDFSTEMERAIEIMDYAIVIISGVDGVQAHTETVWELLRKNNIPTIFFINKIDREIVDLENVLNDIKMKLTSNLCPIDETLNNKKMDLELLEFIAERDERLLETYLEEGYDEILWLDFMKQQIKECRIFPCLSGSALLDIGIDKFIEKLDLLTYTNYERNKEGFSGKVYKIRYDDKGSKVTYIKALEGIIKVKDTLSYIEGEVQFNEKINQIRIYNGDKFITKDIVHAGEVFGVTGLTKFKIGDVIGEKKFKINYNIVPTLKSKVIFEESVNAKEILTYFKILEEEDPGLNVLWNEELKEIHIHIMGNIQLEVLKEVVKDRFKLEIDFGECEVLYKETIKNKVNGYGHFEPLRHYAEVYLKLEPGDKNSGITFENECHVDDLNIGYQNLIKSHIFEKDHKGILTGSKICDIKITLVDGRAHLKHTGGGDFREATYRAIRQGLEKANNILLEPYYKFKINVKNNYVGRILADIQRLYGTFDKQETLEDKSIIFGRGPVSTFMNYGMELISFTKGKGAITLSFDGYDQCHNSEEVIGKFNYNKDSDREYTSSSVFCSKGHGFIVRWDKVKEYMHCLRHI from the coding sequence ATGAAAAAAACAATAGGTGTATTAGCTCATGTCGATGCTGGGAAAACTACTTTTGCAGAGCAAATACTTTATCACACAAAAAGTATAAGATTTTTAGGTAGAGTTGATCATAAAAATTCATTTTTAGATAGACATAATATAGAAAAGCAAAGAGGAATTACAGTTTTTTCAGATCAAGCTGTGTTTAAATATAATAATAATGAATATTATCTTATAGATACTCCAGGTCATGTAGATTTTTCAACTGAAATGGAAAGAGCAATAGAGATAATGGATTATGCCATTGTTATAATCAGTGGTGTAGATGGAGTTCAAGCACATACTGAAACAGTTTGGGAACTTTTAAGAAAGAATAACATACCAACCATTTTTTTTATAAATAAAATTGACAGAGAAATTGTAGATTTAGAAAATGTATTAAATGATATAAAGATGAAATTAACTTCAAATTTATGTCCAATTGATGAAACTTTGAATAATAAGAAGATGGATTTGGAATTATTAGAATTCATTGCCGAAAGAGATGAAAGATTATTAGAAACATATTTAGAAGAGGGTTATGATGAAATACTGTGGTTAGATTTTATGAAACAACAAATAAAAGAATGTAGAATTTTTCCATGTCTAAGTGGATCGGCATTGTTGGATATTGGTATAGATAAATTTATCGAAAAACTAGATTTATTAACTTATACAAATTATGAAAGAAATAAAGAGGGTTTTAGTGGAAAAGTATATAAAATACGTTATGATGATAAAGGAAGCAAAGTAACTTACATAAAGGCTTTAGAAGGTATAATCAAGGTGAAGGATACCTTATCATATATAGAAGGTGAAGTACAATTTAATGAAAAAATCAATCAAATAAGAATATACAACGGGGATAAATTTATAACCAAAGATATTGTACATGCTGGAGAGGTGTTTGGTGTTACTGGCTTAACCAAGTTTAAAATAGGTGATGTTATAGGGGAGAAGAAATTTAAAATAAATTATAATATAGTACCTACATTAAAATCAAAAGTTATCTTTGAGGAATCCGTTAATGCTAAAGAAATACTTACATATTTTAAAATTTTAGAAGAAGAAGATCCAGGATTAAATGTATTATGGAATGAGGAGCTTAAAGAGATACATATACATATTATGGGTAATATACAGTTAGAAGTTTTAAAAGAAGTAGTTAAAGATAGATTTAAATTAGAAATTGATTTTGGAGAATGTGAGGTTTTATATAAAGAAACTATAAAAAATAAAGTAAATGGATATGGACATTTTGAACCATTAAGACACTATGCAGAAGTATATCTGAAATTAGAACCTGGTGACAAAAATAGTGGAATAACATTTGAGAATGAATGTCATGTAGATGATTTAAATATAGGTTATCAAAATTTGATAAAGTCCCATATATTTGAAAAAGATCATAAGGGTATTTTAACAGGATCAAAGATATGTGATATAAAAATAACATTGGTTGATGGAAGAGCACATTTGAAACACACAGGTGGAGGAGATTTTAGAGAAGCTACATATAGGGCTATAAGACAAGGATTAGAAAAAGCTAATAATATTTTATTAGAACCGTATTATAAATTCAAAATAAATGTTAAAAATAATTATGTAGGTAGGATATTAGCTGATATACAAAGATTATATGGAACATTTGATAAGCAAGAAACATTAGAGGATAAAAGCATTATTTTTGGAAGAGGTCCTGTATCAACTTTTATGAATTATGGAATGGAATTAATATCATTTACAAAAGGTAAGGGGGCTATTACTTTAAGCTTTGATGGATATGATCAGTGTCATAATAGTGAAGAGGTTATAGGAAAATTTAATTATAATAAAGATAGTGATAGAGAATATACTTCCAGTTCTGTGTTTTGCTCTAAAGGTCATGGATTTATAGTTAGATGGGATAAAGTAAAAGAATATATGCATTGTTTAAGGCATATTTAA
- a CDS encoding TIGR04540 family protein, which produces MRTIYKNPSELATCLKDLVDTYLENLITYEKMEEKMSKILVANNVYKNGFISVKLSNIIGEERMEIINKIYKDMQTL; this is translated from the coding sequence ATGAGAACTATTTACAAAAATCCATCAGAACTAGCAACATGTTTAAAGGATTTAGTTGATACATACTTGGAGAATTTAATAACTTATGAAAAAATGGAAGAAAAAATGTCTAAGATATTAGTAGCAAATAATGTATATAAAAATGGATTTATATCTGTAAAATTATCTAATATAATTGGAGAAGAGAGAATGGAGATTATAAATAAGATATATAAAGATATGCAAACACTATAG
- a CDS encoding cation:dicarboxylate symporter family transporter produces the protein MNSTFLTDFLMITNFKTILFIVILIGTFYLMKLLERKKVNFSKRMISATILGLLLGGIIQLVAGFPDTTDNIPWIKEVTKWYGLFGYGFMDLLKMLVIPLVFLSIIKVIINMKEGENLGKLTFRSLFVLLGTTTIAAIVGIVIGNLFKLGVGLEIVQNNSEMKEISSVVDTLRKLLPKNPIKAMSEANVVGVVIFAGFIGVAINRLKKKYSDIIKPAKDLVEAAYKIITSVAMTVIKFMPYAVIALLANTIAARGIPALISVFDFILALYVSIFIVFVIHLIILALNGINPIKYLKNTMEPLILAFTSRSSLGTLPVTIETLTEKVGVEEGIASFVGSLGANAGMNGCAAIYPALMAVTIANMSGTPMGFSFYAMLLVIIVISSIGIAGLPGTATMAVSVVISGMGMGNYFSLAGGILAIDPILDMGRTMLNVNGTMVTTVTVAKSFDKIDKEK, from the coding sequence ATGAATAGTACATTTTTAACAGATTTTTTAATGATAACAAATTTTAAAACTATATTATTTATAGTTATTTTGATAGGAACATTTTATTTAATGAAACTTCTTGAAAGAAAAAAGGTTAATTTTTCTAAAAGAATGATTTCAGCAACAATTTTAGGGCTGTTACTTGGTGGAATAATACAATTAGTGGCAGGCTTTCCAGATACAACAGATAATATACCATGGATAAAAGAGGTTACAAAATGGTATGGTTTATTCGGGTATGGATTTATGGATTTATTAAAAATGTTGGTTATTCCATTAGTATTTCTTTCGATTATAAAAGTAATTATAAATATGAAAGAAGGAGAAAATTTAGGGAAACTTACATTTAGATCATTATTTGTTTTACTTGGTACCACTACAATAGCAGCTATAGTGGGAATTGTTATAGGAAACTTATTCAAATTAGGTGTAGGACTTGAAATTGTTCAAAATAACTCAGAAATGAAAGAAATAAGTTCTGTAGTTGATACACTAAGAAAATTACTGCCAAAAAATCCAATTAAAGCAATGTCAGAAGCAAATGTTGTAGGAGTTGTTATTTTTGCAGGATTTATTGGAGTTGCAATAAATAGACTTAAGAAGAAGTATTCAGATATAATAAAACCTGCTAAGGATTTAGTAGAAGCAGCATACAAAATTATTACAAGTGTAGCTATGACAGTAATTAAATTTATGCCTTATGCCGTAATAGCATTACTTGCAAATACCATTGCAGCAAGAGGAATACCAGCACTTATAAGTGTTTTTGATTTTATATTGGCATTATATGTTAGCATATTTATAGTATTTGTAATACATTTAATTATATTAGCTCTTAATGGAATAAATCCTATTAAGTATTTAAAAAATACGATGGAACCTTTAATTTTAGCATTTACTTCAAGATCTAGCTTAGGTACATTACCTGTAACAATAGAAACTTTAACTGAAAAAGTTGGAGTTGAAGAAGGAATAGCAAGTTTTGTAGGAAGTTTAGGAGCTAATGCTGGTATGAATGGATGTGCTGCAATATATCCTGCACTAATGGCAGTTACTATTGCAAATATGTCAGGAACACCAATGGGTTTTAGTTTTTATGCAATGTTACTTGTAATAATAGTAATCAGTTCAATAGGAATTGCAGGACTTCCAGGAACTGCCACTATGGCAGTGTCAGTAGTAATATCAGGTATGGGAATGGGAAATTATTTTTCTTTAGCAGGAGGAATTCTTGCAATAGATCCAATTCTTGATATGGGACGTACAATGCTTAATGTAAATGGAACAATGGTAACTACAGTTACAGTTGCAAAGAGTTTCGATAAAATAGATAAAGAAAAGTAA
- a CDS encoding 1-propanol dehydrogenase PduQ: protein MKSFAVPAQILYEDDAIQYLKDLKSKGTFIVTDKIMSKLGVIDPVTNILKENDVSYEIFTEVEPEPTMEVVTHGFKKFLDYGADTIIAIGGGSVIDASKAMIYFLDVLRQKSVDSNYEKPFFIAIPTTSGTGSEVTSYAVITDASTHTKIPLKSDSMYADVALLDWNFTKSVPPRVTADTALDVLTHALEAYVSLGASEYIDVLAKEAISTIFDYTEKAYKNGMDKKARMKIHNASCMAGIAFENSGLGINHSLAHALGATFKITHGRSNAVLLPYVVEYNSSLFDENDCYDFKTAKRYTEISRLLGLPHTDFKEGVVMFVKALKALLQSVGIPIRIKDLGIDENLFNSALESMCSRAMQDICTGGNPRIVDEKGLKDILIKAYYGK, encoded by the coding sequence ATGAAAAGTTTTGCGGTTCCAGCACAAATATTGTATGAAGATGATGCAATACAATATTTAAAAGATTTAAAATCAAAAGGAACATTTATAGTTACTGATAAAATTATGTCAAAACTTGGAGTCATAGATCCAGTAACTAATATACTAAAAGAAAACGATGTAAGTTATGAAATATTTACAGAAGTAGAACCAGAACCAACTATGGAAGTTGTTACACATGGTTTTAAGAAATTTTTAGATTACGGTGCTGATACTATAATTGCTATAGGGGGAGGATCAGTGATAGATGCTTCAAAAGCCATGATTTATTTTTTGGATGTATTAAGGCAAAAATCAGTTGATTCAAATTATGAAAAACCGTTTTTTATAGCAATTCCAACTACAAGTGGAACAGGATCAGAAGTAACATCTTATGCAGTTATAACAGATGCATCAACACATACTAAAATTCCATTAAAAAGTGATAGTATGTATGCTGATGTAGCACTGCTTGATTGGAATTTTACTAAAAGTGTTCCTCCTAGAGTAACAGCAGATACAGCTTTAGATGTATTAACACATGCACTTGAAGCTTATGTATCCCTTGGTGCATCTGAATATATTGATGTATTAGCCAAAGAAGCAATTTCTACTATATTTGATTACACAGAAAAAGCATATAAAAACGGAATGGATAAAAAGGCAAGAATGAAAATTCACAATGCATCTTGTATGGCTGGTATAGCATTCGAAAATTCAGGGCTTGGGATAAATCACAGTTTGGCTCATGCATTAGGAGCAACTTTTAAAATAACTCATGGAAGATCAAATGCAGTGCTTTTGCCATATGTTGTAGAATATAATTCTTCGTTGTTTGATGAAAATGACTGTTATGATTTTAAAACTGCCAAAAGATATACTGAAATATCTAGATTGTTAGGATTGCCACATACTGATTTTAAAGAAGGTGTAGTAATGTTTGTAAAAGCTTTAAAAGCTCTACTACAATCAGTAGGTATTCCAATAAGAATCAAAGATCTTGGAATTGATGAAAATTTATTTAATTCAGCTCTAGAATCTATGTGCAGTAGAGCAATGCAAGACATATGTACTGGAGGAAATCCTAGAATTGTTGATGAAAAGGGCTTAAAGGATATTTTAATTAAGGCTTATTATGGAAAATAA
- a CDS encoding BMC domain-containing protein, which translates to MKFKILNSQEVIKLNSFALGLIEIIGLAAGIEAADTAVKSSNVELIGYENSKGGTVVVKIKGDVGAVKAAVQAASVSTKLINKVLATSIIPRPNSELEDIIFSQNKTKSSLESKKKINIVKSEQELNEKINNSHGKKNKKIIKEKT; encoded by the coding sequence ATGAAATTTAAAATATTAAATTCACAGGAGGTGATTAAACTGAATAGTTTTGCTTTAGGTCTTATAGAAATAATTGGTCTTGCAGCAGGAATAGAGGCAGCAGATACGGCTGTTAAATCATCTAATGTAGAATTAATAGGATATGAAAATTCAAAAGGTGGGACTGTTGTAGTAAAAATAAAAGGTGATGTTGGTGCTGTTAAGGCAGCTGTTCAAGCTGCATCAGTTTCAACAAAATTAATAAATAAAGTATTAGCCACATCTATTATACCTAGACCAAATTCAGAGTTAGAAGATATTATATTTTCACAAAATAAAACTAAATCATCCTTAGAATCTAAAAAAAAGATTAATATAGTTAAAAGTGAACAGGAACTTAATGAAAAAATAAATAATTCACATGGTAAGAAAAATAAAAAGATAATTAAAGAAAAAACATAA
- the pduA gene encoding propanediol utilization microcompartment protein PduA, whose translation MMHDALGMVETKGLIGAIEAADAMVKSANVTLVGYEKIGSGLVTVMVRGDVGAVKAATDAGAAAAQKVGEVVSIHVIPRPHIDTEKLIPKIEN comes from the coding sequence ATTATGCATGATGCATTAGGAATGGTAGAAACAAAAGGATTGATAGGAGCTATAGAGGCAGCAGATGCTATGGTGAAAAGTGCCAATGTAACATTGGTAGGTTATGAAAAAATAGGATCAGGATTGGTAACAGTTATGGTAAGAGGAGATGTAGGAGCAGTTAAAGCAGCAACAGATGCAGGAGCAGCAGCAGCGCAAAAAGTTGGTGAAGTAGTATCAATTCATGTAATACCAAGACCACACATTGATACTGAAAAGTTAATACCAAAAATAGAAAATTAA
- the pduA gene encoding propanediol utilization microcompartment protein PduA, with amino-acid sequence MMKDALGMVETKGLIGAIEAADAMVKSANVTLVGYEKIGSGLVTVMVRGDVGAVKAATDAGAAAAQKVGEVVSIHVIPRPHMDTEKILPQSNL; translated from the coding sequence ATTATGAAAGATGCATTAGGAATGGTAGAAACAAAAGGATTGATAGGAGCTATAGAGGCAGCAGATGCTATGGTGAAAAGTGCCAATGTAACATTGGTAGGTTATGAAAAAATAGGATCAGGATTGGTAACAGTTATGGTAAGAGGAGATGTAGGAGCAGTTAAAGCAGCAACAGATGCAGGAGCAGCAGCAGCGCAAAAAGTTGGTGAAGTAGTATCAATTCATGTAATACCAAGACCACATATGGATACCGAAAAGATATTACCACAATCTAATCTTTAA
- a CDS encoding phosphate propanoyltransferase codes for MVQVDIEKIILTVTKAVIEELNNYSESLIPVGISNKHIHLGLRELEALFGKNYKPSIKKELRQPGQYAYDETVEAIGSKGYFERIRVLGPLRESTQLEISITDEIKLGIDAPIRQSGKLNGTPGIFLKGPKGQIEIDQGVIIAARHIHLSTEFAKKFGFRDGELVDVTSHGPRKVTFHNVIIRVSDDFVPEMHIDMDEANASGLKNGDKIRITKVEGV; via the coding sequence ATGGTTCAAGTTGATATAGAAAAAATAATATTAACGGTTACTAAAGCAGTTATAGAAGAGTTGAATAATTACAGCGAAAGTTTAATACCAGTAGGGATATCTAATAAGCATATTCATCTTGGATTAAGAGAACTTGAAGCTTTATTTGGAAAGAATTATAAGCCTAGTATAAAAAAAGAGTTAAGACAACCGGGTCAATATGCATATGATGAAACTGTTGAAGCTATAGGTTCAAAGGGATATTTTGAAAGAATAAGAGTTCTTGGACCTTTAAGAGAATCTACACAATTAGAAATTTCAATAACAGATGAAATTAAGTTAGGAATAGATGCACCTATAAGACAATCAGGAAAACTTAATGGTACTCCTGGAATATTTCTAAAAGGACCGAAAGGCCAAATAGAAATTGATCAAGGAGTGATAATTGCAGCAAGGCATATTCATCTATCTACAGAATTTGCAAAAAAATTTGGATTTAGAGATGGGGAATTAGTAGATGTAACTAGTCATGGACCTAGAAAAGTAACCTTTCACAATGTAATTATTAGAGTTTCAGATGATTTTGTACCAGAGATGCATATTGATATGGATGAGGCTAATGCTTCTGGATTAAAAAATGGTGATAAGATAAGAATTACTAAAGTCGAAGGAGTTTAA
- the eutJ gene encoding ethanolamine utilization protein EutJ codes for MNLDDANKGLDIFYNLIKEKKCNKFSDNLKVGVDLGTANIVLSVVDENNNPVAGASYPASVVKDGLVVDYIGAVEIVKNLKAKVENILKTTINYGSTAIPPGTLEGNVKAIGNVLEAADIEVVSIIDEPTAAAAILGIKDGAVVDVGGGTTGVSILKNGKVLYTADEPTGGTHMSLVLSGNHNISFEEAEELKKDLKKEKDNFIIIKPVIEKMAYIVKRHLEGYDVKKIYVVGGACSFSEFTSVFEKIIGIETIKPNHPLLVTPLGIAVSCIK; via the coding sequence ATGAATTTAGATGATGCAAATAAAGGATTAGATATTTTTTATAATTTAATAAAAGAGAAAAAGTGTAATAAGTTTAGTGATAATTTAAAAGTTGGTGTTGATTTAGGTACAGCTAATATAGTGCTTTCAGTAGTTGATGAAAATAATAATCCAGTAGCTGGAGCATCATATCCAGCATCTGTTGTAAAAGATGGGCTAGTTGTAGATTATATTGGAGCTGTAGAAATAGTCAAAAATTTAAAAGCTAAAGTAGAAAACATTTTAAAAACTACTATAAATTATGGTTCAACAGCAATTCCACCAGGAACATTGGAGGGAAATGTAAAAGCAATTGGAAATGTACTTGAAGCTGCAGATATAGAAGTTGTAAGCATTATTGATGAACCAACAGCAGCTGCTGCAATACTTGGAATAAAAGATGGTGCTGTTGTTGATGTTGGAGGAGGAACTACAGGTGTAAGTATATTAAAAAATGGAAAAGTTTTATATACAGCAGATGAACCAACAGGTGGAACTCATATGAGTTTAGTTTTATCAGGAAATCATAATATATCTTTTGAAGAGGCAGAAGAATTAAAAAAAGACCTTAAAAAAGAAAAAGATAATTTTATTATTATAAAACCAGTTATAGAAAAAATGGCATATATAGTGAAAAGACATTTAGAAGGATACGATGTAAAGAAAATTTATGTTGTTGGAGGAGCATGTAGTTTTAGTGAGTTTACATCTGTATTTGAAAAAATTATTGGTATAGAAACTATAAAACCTAATCATCCTTTGCTAGTTACACCTTTAGGAATTGCTGTTAGTTGCATCAAGTGA
- a CDS encoding flavoprotein translates to MSNLNFDDIVQVVLKEVMCQLEIKKFKQKEVIVCFTGTNRGLTSIIAELKKLKSKGIRLKAVLSKFASQIIDMDLINKVFSKEDIYIDDALEVNHIYDKKFDLLIGGTCSINSLAKVANGIGDTLPTALISKCILNGTKIVIAKESFEFNKEIPVSYMNMINKNLDKLKSYGIELMNSNNISNLVLNEQYIINSKLNKDIINANEIISKNLVDKKGIYENNSEIEIYKKVISSEDISNNSKDEKIVVPSNSIITALAQDLADELNIEIIKR, encoded by the coding sequence GTGAGTAATTTGAACTTTGATGATATTGTACAAGTTGTTTTAAAAGAAGTTATGTGTCAATTAGAAATTAAAAAGTTTAAACAAAAAGAAGTTATAGTATGTTTTACTGGAACTAATAGAGGATTAACTAGCATCATTGCTGAGTTAAAAAAACTGAAAAGTAAAGGAATAAGATTAAAAGCAGTTTTATCTAAATTTGCATCACAAATAATCGATATGGATTTAATAAATAAAGTTTTTAGCAAAGAAGATATTTATATAGATGATGCTTTAGAAGTTAATCATATCTATGATAAAAAATTTGATCTTTTAATAGGGGGAACATGCAGTATAAACTCATTAGCTAAAGTAGCAAATGGAATAGGAGATACTTTACCAACTGCACTTATATCAAAATGTATTTTAAATGGTACTAAAATAGTTATTGCTAAAGAAAGTTTTGAGTTTAATAAAGAGATACCTGTTTCCTATATGAATATGATCAACAAAAACCTAGATAAATTGAAATCTTATGGTATAGAATTAATGAATTCTAATAACATAAGTAACCTTGTATTAAATGAACAATATATTATTAACTCAAAATTAAATAAAGATATAATTAATGCAAATGAGATTATTTCTAAGAATTTAGTAGATAAAAAAGGTATTTATGAAAATAATTCAGAGATTGAGATATATAAAAAAGTAATTTCTAGCGAAGATATTTCTAATAATAGTAAAGATGAAAAAATAGTAGTTCCAAGTAACTCAATAATTACAGCACTTGCACAAGATTTAGCGGATGAGCTTAACATAGAAATAATAAAAAGGTAG
- a CDS encoding EutN/CcmL family microcompartment protein yields MYLAKVVGVVVATTKSEGLVGKKMLMVQRLTPEYDLLGSVEVAIDSVGAGNGEIVLIATDYAAHQLFNAKDAPVDRAIVAIVDSVEMNK; encoded by the coding sequence ATGTATTTAGCAAAAGTGGTTGGAGTAGTGGTTGCAACGACTAAAAGTGAAGGATTAGTTGGAAAGAAAATGCTTATGGTACAACGGTTAACTCCAGAATATGATTTATTAGGAAGCGTTGAAGTAGCTATAGATTCTGTTGGTGCAGGAAATGGAGAAATTGTATTAATAGCAACTGATTATGCAGCACACCAACTATTTAATGCTAAGGATGCACCTGTAGATAGAGCTATTGTTGCTATAGTAGATAGTGTAGAAATGAATAAATAG